One genomic segment of Hydrocarboniclastica marina includes these proteins:
- a CDS encoding class I SAM-dependent methyltransferase, whose translation MQSPSAIKSVAVACEHGLSLEPKWQALAARLQLPVVGEVDPRHYHGHAMLLFQSSRGLVLQQTGKTAPGPVIADFLHGKADYRRKHGGGRGQLIAKAVGVGKRSTPLAIIDATAGLGQDAFVLATLGASVRLLERSAIVAAVLEDGIERLSRDDEGRGLAQQMELTEADASVWLATQPEPAADVIYLDPMFPHRGNSASVKKEMTAFQTLVGADDDAAELLAQALKKARFRVVVKRPRKAAAIAGPRPDLVVTGKSTRYDVYIIAAIGDP comes from the coding sequence ATGCAGAGTCCAAGCGCAATCAAATCCGTCGCCGTAGCTTGTGAGCACGGCCTTTCGCTCGAGCCGAAATGGCAGGCACTGGCTGCGCGGCTGCAGTTGCCGGTGGTGGGCGAAGTGGACCCGCGCCACTACCACGGACATGCCATGCTGCTGTTTCAGAGCAGTCGTGGCCTGGTCCTCCAGCAGACGGGTAAGACCGCCCCGGGGCCGGTCATTGCTGATTTTCTCCACGGCAAGGCCGACTATCGGCGCAAACACGGTGGCGGCCGTGGGCAGCTGATCGCCAAGGCCGTGGGGGTAGGTAAGCGCAGTACGCCGCTGGCCATCATCGACGCTACCGCTGGCCTGGGTCAGGATGCCTTTGTTCTTGCAACGTTGGGCGCGTCGGTGCGGTTACTGGAGCGCTCAGCTATCGTTGCGGCAGTACTGGAGGATGGCATCGAGCGGCTGTCGAGGGACGACGAAGGGCGCGGTCTTGCGCAACAGATGGAGCTCACCGAAGCGGACGCCAGCGTCTGGCTGGCTACGCAGCCGGAGCCGGCGGCAGATGTTATCTACCTGGACCCCATGTTTCCGCACCGCGGCAATTCAGCCAGCGTAAAAAAAGAAATGACCGCGTTTCAAACGTTGGTGGGCGCCGATGACGACGCCGCTGAACTGCTGGCCCAGGCATTGAAGAAGGCGCGATTTCGGGTGGTGGTCAAACGACCACGCAAAGCTGCAGCAATCGCCGGGCCGCGCCCGGATCTGGTTGTCACCGGCAAGAGCACGCGTTACGACGTCTATATTATCGCTGCGATAGGCGATCCCTGA
- the plsB gene encoding glycerol-3-phosphate 1-O-acyltransferase PlsB, giving the protein MGRFLGLSAWFFTLLRKLLFLYVRTNVIGANREQLGLDPHKPVCYVLQYSSLSSRLVLEQTVLANDLPSAQRPLRTASGVQRSFVFLYQRQGGLFRQRPRPTLTPRFQQLVKAGLVDDTRDVQIVPVSLFWGRSPDKENSLLKILLSDSWAVAGRLQKFLIILLHGRSTFVQFNQPLSLRQVVEEFPDNRERATRKLARILRVHFRRVRQAVIGPDLSHRRTVVNAIIHSQAVRTAINEAVERDKISRAKARKHAQHYGWEIASNFSMVTVRLFEVLLAWLWNRIYNGVQVNNIQTVRDVATDSAIVYVPCHRSHIDYMLLSYVLYSNGLTLPHIAAGINLNMPLVGPILRRGGAFFMRRSFKNNPLYATVFNEYMHVMFARGYSVEYFVEGGRSRTGRTLQPRPGMLSMTVRSFLRDHRKPIVFIPVYVGYEKVLEGRSYLGELKGRKKENENVFGLFKSLKNLRNSFGRVSVNFGDPIHLSRTLDQVKPDWREVEYDEDYRPQWLTQAVDTLASEVVTGINAAAAVNPVNLLATILLATERLAMDESMLAHMMEELCRLLKAHPYSQNMTLPSGTGTEWVAYGESMGLLHRQQQKLGDIITVEGNNAIFLTYYRNNIQHLFALPALIACLFQNNNALDRDRIRFLVGSIYPYIQSELFLRWSVDEVDKVIDQWIDVMVEQDMLSQQGQVIYRPVPGSAQAVRLRVLSRCILQTLERYFIAIAVLRKHGPGKITAEELEEQSTLMAQRMSILFGLNAPEFFDKTLFRNFISNLKGQETVTTNAENKLEYTTGLDDVAEDARLVLSSEMRQSILQVTQLGG; this is encoded by the coding sequence ATGGGCAGATTCCTGGGCTTGAGTGCCTGGTTTTTTACGCTGTTACGCAAGCTGCTTTTTTTATACGTACGCACTAACGTTATCGGCGCAAACCGCGAACAGCTGGGGCTGGATCCCCACAAACCGGTCTGCTATGTGCTGCAGTACAGTTCGCTGTCCAGTCGGCTTGTACTTGAACAGACTGTGCTTGCCAACGACCTGCCCTCCGCGCAGCGCCCCCTGCGCACGGCCAGCGGCGTCCAGCGCTCATTCGTTTTTCTTTATCAACGCCAGGGCGGGCTGTTCCGTCAGCGTCCACGACCCACGCTGACCCCCCGCTTCCAACAGTTGGTAAAGGCTGGCCTGGTGGATGACACCCGCGACGTTCAGATTGTACCGGTGTCGTTATTCTGGGGCCGTTCGCCTGACAAAGAGAATTCTCTGCTGAAGATTCTGCTGTCGGACAGTTGGGCCGTTGCGGGTCGACTGCAGAAGTTCCTCATTATTCTGTTGCACGGGCGCAGCACGTTTGTGCAGTTCAATCAGCCGCTCTCCCTGCGCCAGGTTGTTGAAGAGTTTCCCGACAACCGTGAGCGGGCGACTCGCAAGCTTGCCCGCATACTGAGGGTTCATTTCCGCCGGGTCCGGCAGGCCGTTATCGGGCCCGACCTCTCCCACCGGCGCACGGTCGTCAATGCGATCATTCACAGCCAGGCTGTGCGGACTGCAATTAATGAGGCCGTAGAGCGGGATAAAATTTCCCGAGCAAAGGCCCGCAAGCATGCCCAACACTACGGCTGGGAGATCGCCTCCAACTTTTCCATGGTCACTGTGCGGCTGTTCGAGGTGCTTCTGGCCTGGTTATGGAACAGAATCTATAACGGCGTACAGGTCAATAACATACAGACCGTTCGGGATGTGGCTACCGATAGCGCTATTGTGTATGTGCCCTGCCACCGCTCCCACATCGATTACATGCTGCTGTCGTACGTGCTGTACAGCAACGGTCTGACGCTTCCTCACATCGCTGCCGGTATTAACCTGAATATGCCGTTGGTCGGCCCGATCCTTCGCCGGGGCGGTGCGTTCTTCATGCGTCGCAGCTTCAAGAACAATCCCCTCTACGCCACCGTATTCAACGAATACATGCATGTTATGTTCGCCCGGGGCTACTCGGTCGAATACTTCGTTGAAGGCGGCCGCAGCCGCACCGGGCGCACGCTGCAACCCCGCCCAGGGATGCTGAGCATGACGGTAAGAAGTTTCCTACGCGACCACCGCAAACCCATTGTCTTCATTCCGGTATACGTCGGCTACGAGAAAGTACTGGAAGGCCGCAGCTATCTGGGCGAGCTAAAAGGCCGCAAGAAAGAAAATGAAAACGTCTTCGGCCTGTTCAAGTCCCTGAAGAACTTACGTAACTCTTTTGGCCGAGTCAGCGTGAATTTCGGCGACCCGATCCATCTGAGCCGAACGCTCGACCAGGTCAAGCCGGACTGGCGCGAGGTCGAGTATGACGAGGACTATCGTCCGCAATGGCTGACCCAGGCAGTCGATACCCTGGCAAGCGAAGTCGTGACGGGGATAAACGCCGCTGCAGCGGTTAACCCGGTCAATCTGCTGGCGACAATATTGCTGGCAACGGAACGGCTGGCCATGGATGAAAGCATGCTGGCGCACATGATGGAGGAGCTGTGTCGCCTCCTGAAGGCGCACCCGTACAGTCAGAACATGACCCTGCCGAGCGGCACAGGTACAGAATGGGTTGCCTATGGCGAGAGTATGGGCCTGCTTCACCGCCAGCAGCAGAAGCTGGGCGACATCATCACGGTGGAGGGCAACAATGCGATATTCCTGACCTACTATCGCAACAATATCCAGCACCTGTTCGCTCTGCCAGCGCTTATCGCCTGCCTGTTCCAGAACAATAATGCGCTGGACCGGGACCGCATCCGATTCCTGGTGGGGTCCATTTACCCGTACATACAGTCCGAACTCTTTCTGCGCTGGAGTGTCGACGAGGTAGATAAAGTTATCGACCAGTGGATCGATGTCATGGTGGAGCAGGACATGCTGTCGCAACAAGGCCAGGTAATCTACCGCCCCGTACCCGGGTCAGCACAGGCTGTGCGATTGCGGGTGCTGTCGCGCTGCATTCTGCAGACACTGGAGCGCTACTTCATTGCGATCGCCGTGCTACGCAAGCACGGCCCCGGCAAGATCACCGCTGAGGAACTGGAAGAGCAATCCACTCTGATGGCCCAACGTATGTCGATACTCTTTGGTCTGAATGCACCGGAGTTCTTCGACAAGACGCTGTTCCGAAACTTTATTTCCAACCTCAAGGGCCAGGAAACCGTGACGACTAACGCGGAGAACAAGCTTGAGTACACCACCGGCCTGGACGATGTAGCCGAGGATGCCCGGCTGGTTCTGAGTTCAGAGATGCGACAGTCAATTCTACAGGTAACACAACTGGGAGGCTGA
- the nudC gene encoding NAD(+) diphosphatase, giving the protein MSRPLPVWHLTPPTAASRMLVFSGNELIGADATSAEPMFRYADLTRLGTQPLEPILVARWNDEDVYAVALAEPPAEFSRRGLHSVLSAGQPDFAALASTALQLLHWQRDNRFCGRCGAATRLHAKERAFFCDSCQHRFFPRLSPCVIVAIRRRGQVLLAQSHFSAGKFYSLIAGFVEPGESAEEAVHREVLEETGLSVTNLRYVESQSWAFPHQLMLGYVVDYLDGDLVLEQEELATADWFDEQTLPTVPGRWTIAGRLIQAALSRDLLE; this is encoded by the coding sequence ATGTCGCGTCCACTTCCTGTCTGGCACCTCACACCGCCGACGGCGGCGAGCCGGATGCTCGTCTTTTCCGGCAACGAGTTGATTGGCGCGGACGCGACATCGGCCGAACCCATGTTCAGGTACGCCGACCTGACGCGGCTGGGTACTCAGCCTCTGGAGCCGATACTTGTAGCCCGGTGGAACGATGAGGATGTGTACGCGGTGGCGTTGGCGGAGCCGCCCGCCGAATTCTCCCGGCGGGGCCTGCACTCGGTGCTTTCCGCGGGCCAACCCGACTTCGCGGCGCTTGCGTCTACGGCTTTGCAACTCCTGCACTGGCAGCGCGACAACCGGTTCTGCGGCCGCTGTGGGGCTGCTACGCGGCTGCACGCGAAAGAACGGGCATTCTTCTGTGATAGTTGTCAGCACCGGTTCTTTCCCAGGCTTTCGCCCTGTGTGATTGTCGCAATTCGAAGGAGAGGGCAGGTTCTGCTGGCACAGTCGCACTTTTCTGCAGGCAAGTTCTACAGCCTTATTGCAGGCTTCGTGGAGCCCGGGGAGTCTGCCGAGGAAGCGGTGCACCGGGAAGTGCTTGAGGAGACCGGCCTTTCAGTGACAAATCTGCGCTATGTCGAGTCCCAGTCATGGGCTTTCCCGCATCAGTTGATGCTGGGCTATGTGGTTGACTATCTCGACGGCGACCTCGTACTGGAGCAAGAAGAGCTGGCGACGGCGGACTGGTTTGACGAACAGACGCTGCCGACGGTGCCGGGCAGGTGGACCATTGCGGGCAGGCTTATCCAGGCCGCGCTTTCCCGGGATCTCCTGGAATGA
- the murI gene encoding glutamate racemase → MSRGPRVLVFDSGIGGLSIATSLGKRLRDWQLVYVADNAFFPYGDQAESLVIDRCATLISSVMAETPIDMVVVGCNTASTVVLPALRAILTCPVVGVVPAIKPAAALSRNRRIGLLATPATIQRPYLDQLIAEFASDCTVTRIGSSELVRLAERWMGTGEIALGDCQRILRPFAEAEVDTVVLGCTHFPLIRYLLEPVLGPGVGWVDSGEAIARRLEALWQQSAAGGLGRAEQADPVEFSFYFTGLEPPGIRSYLAATGWPPARIRPEYVPSAPDSARGLARGVQGAG, encoded by the coding sequence ATGAGCAGAGGCCCACGCGTTCTGGTATTCGACTCAGGTATTGGTGGTTTGAGCATAGCCACATCGTTAGGCAAACGCTTACGCGACTGGCAGCTGGTTTACGTCGCCGATAATGCCTTTTTTCCTTATGGCGATCAGGCGGAGTCCCTGGTCATCGATCGCTGCGCCACGCTCATCAGTAGTGTAATGGCAGAGACGCCCATAGATATGGTCGTGGTTGGCTGCAACACGGCCAGTACGGTCGTATTGCCCGCCTTACGGGCCATTCTCACCTGTCCTGTTGTTGGCGTTGTGCCGGCGATCAAGCCCGCAGCCGCCTTGTCCAGGAACCGGCGAATAGGCCTGCTGGCGACGCCAGCCACAATACAGAGGCCTTATCTCGACCAACTTATTGCTGAGTTTGCCTCAGACTGTACCGTGACCCGTATCGGCAGTTCTGAACTGGTGCGTCTGGCCGAGCGTTGGATGGGTACGGGCGAAATTGCCCTGGGCGACTGTCAGCGCATCCTGCGCCCGTTTGCCGAGGCAGAGGTCGATACGGTCGTCCTGGGCTGTACCCACTTTCCGCTGATTCGGTATCTGCTTGAACCCGTGTTGGGCCCTGGCGTCGGGTGGGTGGATTCAGGGGAGGCGATTGCGCGTCGGCTGGAAGCCCTCTGGCAGCAGTCGGCGGCCGGAGGACTGGGTCGGGCCGAACAGGCGGACCCTGTAGAGTTTTCCTTCTACTTTACCGGCTTAGAGCCTCCAGGGATCAGGAGCTACCTGGCGGCAACCGGTTGGCCGCCTGCCAGAATTCGTCCCGAGTACGTGCCATCAGCGCCGGACAGTGCTCGTGGGCTGGCGAGAGGAGTTCAAGGGGCAGGTTAA
- a CDS encoding DUF2156 domain-containing protein, translating to MNDKILSLDNVQSIAPGKFTFSERVEYLKQFGKHTQSFSTLQPNMQYFDLPGIGYIGYMKKWGMTFVLSDPVCAPEHFELLLSRFHKRYPRASFIQVSKPVVDILHTRLGYYGTQFGSEARVDLTKWSLTGKKKQIIRTALNQAEKAGMTVKERYSDDHTREISEAWIQTRKCKSNEIRFLIRPMEMSYRENERHFYAYQDGKAVGFIYFDPVYDRNKIVSYVPNISRANADFKQGIFYTLMAHAMTVFQAEGIPYLDLGLIPLALHEDNEPQESSLLKKAMRLIYKKGNFLYNFQGLEFTKSRFRGEVSKTYVCHHSALPIKELFAMFKLTRLL from the coding sequence ATGAACGACAAGATTCTATCGCTGGATAACGTACAGAGCATCGCACCAGGTAAATTCACGTTCTCAGAACGGGTCGAATACCTCAAGCAGTTCGGCAAGCACACACAGTCCTTCTCGACGTTGCAGCCCAACATGCAGTATTTCGACCTCCCTGGCATTGGCTATATCGGCTACATGAAGAAATGGGGCATGACATTTGTTCTGTCAGACCCCGTCTGCGCACCGGAACACTTCGAACTTTTGCTCAGCCGGTTCCATAAACGCTATCCCCGCGCGTCCTTTATCCAGGTCAGCAAGCCTGTAGTCGACATACTGCACACCCGGCTTGGCTACTACGGCACCCAGTTCGGTAGCGAAGCGCGGGTTGATCTCACCAAGTGGTCACTTACCGGTAAAAAGAAGCAGATCATCCGGACAGCACTGAACCAGGCCGAGAAAGCCGGCATGACGGTGAAAGAGCGCTATAGCGACGATCACACCCGCGAAATCTCCGAGGCGTGGATCCAGACCCGCAAGTGCAAAAGCAACGAGATCCGGTTTCTGATTCGTCCTATGGAAATGAGTTACCGGGAGAACGAGCGGCATTTTTATGCTTACCAGGACGGCAAGGCGGTCGGTTTCATCTACTTCGACCCCGTATACGACCGCAACAAGATCGTAAGTTACGTGCCCAACATTTCCCGCGCCAATGCCGACTTCAAGCAAGGCATCTTTTACACGCTAATGGCGCATGCTATGACAGTTTTTCAGGCCGAGGGCATACCCTACCTGGACCTTGGGCTGATCCCGCTGGCTCTGCATGAGGACAACGAGCCCCAGGAAAGCAGCCTGCTGAAGAAAGCCATGCGGCTGATCTACAAGAAAGGCAACTTCCTCTATAACTTCCAGGGCCTTGAATTTACCAAGTCACGCTTCAGAGGCGAGGTAAGCAAAACGTACGTCTGTCACCACAGCGCGCTACCGATCAAAGAACTCTTTGCAATGTTCAAGCTGACCCGCCTCCTTTAA
- a CDS encoding class I SAM-dependent methyltransferase, which translates to MADKYKYIGPVYDFLSNLYSGKSIHSCKTAMLGVEHLKPGDRVVFAGVGHGRDALRAAELGAEVTVVDLSETMLRKFTEVQKRDAPHLDIRKVHCDIMKFEEFEHYDMVIANFFLNVFDEEMMQRVLAHLIKLGKPGAKLVVGDFSYPSGNIFARSFQRVYWYGAVFTFWLFAKNAFHNIYNYPEYMQRQGLRIDEKKHFKMLKMNCYWSILGVKEA; encoded by the coding sequence ATGGCAGATAAATATAAATACATTGGCCCCGTTTACGATTTCCTGAGCAATCTTTACAGCGGTAAATCCATCCATAGTTGCAAAACGGCGATGCTGGGTGTTGAACACCTCAAGCCTGGTGACCGCGTTGTCTTCGCCGGGGTCGGACACGGCCGGGACGCGCTCCGTGCCGCAGAGCTTGGAGCCGAAGTAACTGTTGTAGACCTTTCTGAGACCATGCTCAGGAAGTTCACTGAAGTCCAGAAGCGGGACGCACCCCACCTCGACATTCGCAAAGTCCATTGCGACATCATGAAATTTGAAGAGTTCGAGCACTACGATATGGTGATCGCGAACTTTTTCCTGAACGTTTTCGACGAAGAGATGATGCAACGGGTGCTGGCCCACCTGATCAAGTTGGGCAAGCCCGGCGCAAAGCTGGTCGTGGGCGACTTCAGCTACCCCAGCGGCAACATCTTTGCCCGGTCTTTCCAGCGCGTTTACTGGTATGGCGCCGTGTTCACCTTCTGGCTGTTTGCGAAAAACGCTTTCCACAACATCTACAACTACCCGGAGTACATGCAACGCCAGGGTCTCAGGATTGACGAAAAGAAGCATTTCAAGATGCTAAAAATGAACTGCTACTGGTCGATCCTTGGCGTCAAGGAAGCCTGA